Proteins encoded in a region of the Orcinus orca chromosome X, mOrcOrc1.1, whole genome shotgun sequence genome:
- the PLP2 gene encoding proteolipid protein 2 has product MADSERLSAPGCWAACTNFSRTRKGILLFAEIILCLVILICFGASTSGYSFLSVIEMIFAAIFFVVYMCDLHTKIQFINWPWSDFFRTLVAVILYLITSIVVLVERGNHSKIVAGVLGLIAACLFGYDAYITFPLRQQRHTAAPTDPADGPV; this is encoded by the exons ATGGCGGATTCCGAGCGCCTCTCGGCCCCCGGCTGCTGGGCCGCCTGCACCAACTTCTCACGCACCCGAAAGGGAATTCTCCTGTTTGCTGAGATT ATATTGTGCCTGGTGATTCTGATCTGCTTCGGTGCCTCGACATCAGGATACTCCTTCTTGTCGGTGATAGAGATGATCTTTGCTGCTATCTTCTTTGTCGTCTACATGTGTGACCTGCACACCAAGATACAGTTCATCAACTGGCCTTGGAGT GATTTCTTCCGAACCCTTGTAGCAGTCATCCTCTACCTGATCACCTCCATTGTTGTGCTTGTTGAGAGAGGAAACCACTCCAAAATCGTTGCAGGG gtGCTGGGCCTAATCGCTGCATGCCTCTTTGGCTATGATGCCTACATTACCTTCCCCTTGCGGCAGCAAAGACATACAGCAGCCCCTACTG ACCCTGCAGATGGCCCGGTGTAG
- the PRICKLE3 gene encoding prickle planar cell polarity protein 3 isoform X3 gives MCRLISDFQRHSISDDDSGCASEEYAWVPPGLKPEQVYQFFSCLPEDKVPYVNSPGEKYRIKQLLHQLPPHDSEAQYCTALEEEEKKELRAFSQQRKRENLGRGTVRIFPVTITGAICEECGKQIGGGDIAVFASRAGLGACWHPQCFVCSTCRELLVDLIYFYHAGKVYCGRHHAERLRPRCQACDEIIFSPECTEAEGRHWHMGHFCCFECEASLGGQRYVMRQSRPHCCACYEARHAEYCDGCGEHIGLDQGQMAYEGQHWHASDRCFCCSRCGRALLGRPFLPRRGLIFCSRACSLGSELTAPGPGRRSWSAGTVSTPLTASTASFSAVEGVSETSTKGTSNDPAPAAGSEEPARFLRGAPHRHSMPELGLRSVPEPPSGPAGQPDPRPEDGAFGRQSTPRVSFRDPLVSEGGPRRSLSVPPAQRRRPRSPPPRGPIHRRHPHHHHHHHHRRHSGRRRHHRCDLGSGSDSGSCSSSPSSPSSESSEDDGFFLGERIPLPPHLCRPMPAQDTATETPNSPSPQLPRNSRPGMPRQARDKNCIVA, from the exons ATGTGTCGGctaatctcagacttccagcgCCACTCCATCTCTGACGACGACTCCGGCTGTGCCTCGGAGGAGTATGCCTGGGTGCCCCCTGGTCTCAAGCCCGAGCAG GTATACCAATTTTTCAGCTGCCTTCCAGAGGACAAGGTCCCCTACGTCAACAGTCCCGGGGAGAAATACAGGATCAAACAGCTGCTGCACCAGCTGCCCCCACATGACAGTGAG GCACAGTACTGCACAGctctggaagaggaagagaagaaagaactcaGAGCCTTCAGCCAGCAGCGGAAGCGGGAGAATCTGGGGCGAGGCACCGTGCGCATCTTCCCCGTGACCATCACTGGGGCCATCTGTGAGGAG TGCGGGAAGCAGATTGGAGGTGGGGACATCGCCGTGTTTGCCAGCCGTGCAGGCCTGGGTGCCTGCTGGCACCCACAGTGCTTTGTGTGCTCCACGTGCCGGGAGCTGCTGGTGGACCTCATCTACTTCTACCATGCTGGCAAGGTCTACTGTGGTCGCCACCATGCTGAACGCCTGCGCCCGCGCTGCCAAGCCTGTGACGAG ATCATCTTCTCCCCTGAGTGCACAGAGGCCGAGGGCCGGCACTGGCACATGGGTCACTTCTGCTGCTTTGAGTGTGAAGCATCACTGGGAGGGCAGCGCTATGTCATGCGTCAGAGCCGCCCCCACTGCTGCGCCTGCTACGAGGCCCGCCACGCGGAGTATTGTGATGGCTGTGGGGAGCACATTG GCCTGgaccagggccagatggcttatGAGGGCCAGCACTGGCACGCCTCAGACCGCTGCTTCTGCTGTAGTCGCTGTGGGCGAGCCCTCTTGGGCCGCCCCTTCCTGCCACGCCGTGGCCTAATCTTCTGCTCCCGAGCCTGCAGCCTGGGGTCCGAGCTCACGGCTCCGGGGCCCGGCCGCCGCAGCTGGAGCGCAGGCACGGTCTCCACACCTCTCACAGCCTCTACAGCCTCTTTCTCTGCTGTGGAGGGGGTATCTGAGACCTCCACAAAAGGCACCAGCAACGACCCAGCGCCTG CTGCAGGCTCCGAGGAGCCTGCCCGCTTTCTGAGAGGGGCCCCTCACCGCCACTCCATGCCCGAGCTGGGGCTCCGCAGTGTCCCCGAACCACCCTCAGGGCCTGCCGGCCAGCCGGACCCGCGCCCAGAAGATGGTGCCTTTGGTCGCCAGAGCACCCCACGCGTCAGCTTCCGCGACCCTTTGGTGTCTGAGGGAGGCCCGCGGCGGTCCCTGAGTGTGCCCCCAGCCCAGCGCCGCAGGCCACGCAGCCCCCCGCCCAGGGGCCCCATACATCGCCGCcacccccaccatcaccaccaccaccatcaccgccGCCACTCTGGCAGACGTCGCCACCATCGATGTGACTTGGGATCAGGGTCGGACTCGGGATCTTGCTCCAGCTCGCCCTCCAGTCCCAGTTCCGAATCCTCAGAGGACGACGGCTTCTTCCTAGGGGAACGCATCCCACTGCCCCCACACCTGTGCAGGCCAATGCCTGCTCAGGACACTGCAACTGAGACCCCCAATTCCCCATCTCCACAGCTCCCCAGGAACTCTCGCCCAGGGATGCCTCGCCAGGCCAGAGACAAGAACTGCATCGTGGCTTGA
- the PRICKLE3 gene encoding prickle planar cell polarity protein 3 isoform X2, translating into MFARGSRRRRSGRAPQEAEDPDRGQPCNSCREQCPGFLLHGWRKICQHCKCPREEHAVHAVPVDLERIMCRLISDFQRHSISDDDSGCASEEYAWVPPGLKPEQVYQFFSCLPEDKVPYVNSPGEKYRIKQLLHQLPPHDSEAQYCTALEEEEKKELRAFSQQRKRENLGRGTVRIFPVTITGAICEECGKQIGGGDIAVFASRAGLGACWHPQCFVCSTCRELLVDLIYFYHAGKVYCGRHHAERLRPRCQACDEIIFSPECTEAEGRHWHMGHFCCFECEASLGGQRYVMRQSRPHCCACYEARHAEYCDGCGEHIGLDQGQMAYEGQHWHASDRCFCCSRCGRALLGRPFLPRRGLIFCSRACSLGSELTAPGPGRRSWSAGTVSTPLTASTASFSAVEGVSETSTKGTSNDPAPAAGSEEPARFLRGAPHRHSMPELGLRSVPEPPSGPAGQPDPRPEDGAFGRQSTPRVSFRDPLVSEGGPRRSLSVPPAQRRRPRSPPPRGPIHRRHPHHHHHHHHRRHSGRRRHHRCDLGSGSDSGSCSSSPSSPSSESSEDDGFFLGERIPLPPHLCRPMPAQDTATETPNSPSPQLPRNSRPGMPRQARDKNCIVA; encoded by the exons ATGTTCGCGCGTGGGTCCCGGAGGCGCCGCTCAGGGCGCGCG CCTCAAGAAGCAGAGGACCCAGACCGAGGCCAGCCCTGCAACTCCTGCAGGGAGCAGTGCCCCGGCTTCCTGCTGCATGGCTGGAG AAAGATCTGCCAGCACTGCAAATGCCCACGGGAGGAGCACGCCGTGCACGCAGTGCCTGTGGACCTGGAACGCATCATGTGTCGGctaatctcagacttccagcgCCACTCCATCTCTGACGACGACTCCGGCTGTGCCTCGGAGGAGTATGCCTGGGTGCCCCCTGGTCTCAAGCCCGAGCAG GTATACCAATTTTTCAGCTGCCTTCCAGAGGACAAGGTCCCCTACGTCAACAGTCCCGGGGAGAAATACAGGATCAAACAGCTGCTGCACCAGCTGCCCCCACATGACAGTGAG GCACAGTACTGCACAGctctggaagaggaagagaagaaagaactcaGAGCCTTCAGCCAGCAGCGGAAGCGGGAGAATCTGGGGCGAGGCACCGTGCGCATCTTCCCCGTGACCATCACTGGGGCCATCTGTGAGGAG TGCGGGAAGCAGATTGGAGGTGGGGACATCGCCGTGTTTGCCAGCCGTGCAGGCCTGGGTGCCTGCTGGCACCCACAGTGCTTTGTGTGCTCCACGTGCCGGGAGCTGCTGGTGGACCTCATCTACTTCTACCATGCTGGCAAGGTCTACTGTGGTCGCCACCATGCTGAACGCCTGCGCCCGCGCTGCCAAGCCTGTGACGAG ATCATCTTCTCCCCTGAGTGCACAGAGGCCGAGGGCCGGCACTGGCACATGGGTCACTTCTGCTGCTTTGAGTGTGAAGCATCACTGGGAGGGCAGCGCTATGTCATGCGTCAGAGCCGCCCCCACTGCTGCGCCTGCTACGAGGCCCGCCACGCGGAGTATTGTGATGGCTGTGGGGAGCACATTG GCCTGgaccagggccagatggcttatGAGGGCCAGCACTGGCACGCCTCAGACCGCTGCTTCTGCTGTAGTCGCTGTGGGCGAGCCCTCTTGGGCCGCCCCTTCCTGCCACGCCGTGGCCTAATCTTCTGCTCCCGAGCCTGCAGCCTGGGGTCCGAGCTCACGGCTCCGGGGCCCGGCCGCCGCAGCTGGAGCGCAGGCACGGTCTCCACACCTCTCACAGCCTCTACAGCCTCTTTCTCTGCTGTGGAGGGGGTATCTGAGACCTCCACAAAAGGCACCAGCAACGACCCAGCGCCTG CTGCAGGCTCCGAGGAGCCTGCCCGCTTTCTGAGAGGGGCCCCTCACCGCCACTCCATGCCCGAGCTGGGGCTCCGCAGTGTCCCCGAACCACCCTCAGGGCCTGCCGGCCAGCCGGACCCGCGCCCAGAAGATGGTGCCTTTGGTCGCCAGAGCACCCCACGCGTCAGCTTCCGCGACCCTTTGGTGTCTGAGGGAGGCCCGCGGCGGTCCCTGAGTGTGCCCCCAGCCCAGCGCCGCAGGCCACGCAGCCCCCCGCCCAGGGGCCCCATACATCGCCGCcacccccaccatcaccaccaccaccatcaccgccGCCACTCTGGCAGACGTCGCCACCATCGATGTGACTTGGGATCAGGGTCGGACTCGGGATCTTGCTCCAGCTCGCCCTCCAGTCCCAGTTCCGAATCCTCAGAGGACGACGGCTTCTTCCTAGGGGAACGCATCCCACTGCCCCCACACCTGTGCAGGCCAATGCCTGCTCAGGACACTGCAACTGAGACCCCCAATTCCCCATCTCCACAGCTCCCCAGGAACTCTCGCCCAGGGATGCCTCGCCAGGCCAGAGACAAGAACTGCATCGTGGCTTGA
- the PRICKLE3 gene encoding prickle planar cell polarity protein 3 isoform X1: MPRRVVAGLGVERRALTSLSLPARAHLAGSRVCPLPLQPQEAEDPDRGQPCNSCREQCPGFLLHGWRKICQHCKCPREEHAVHAVPVDLERIMCRLISDFQRHSISDDDSGCASEEYAWVPPGLKPEQVYQFFSCLPEDKVPYVNSPGEKYRIKQLLHQLPPHDSEAQYCTALEEEEKKELRAFSQQRKRENLGRGTVRIFPVTITGAICEECGKQIGGGDIAVFASRAGLGACWHPQCFVCSTCRELLVDLIYFYHAGKVYCGRHHAERLRPRCQACDEIIFSPECTEAEGRHWHMGHFCCFECEASLGGQRYVMRQSRPHCCACYEARHAEYCDGCGEHIGLDQGQMAYEGQHWHASDRCFCCSRCGRALLGRPFLPRRGLIFCSRACSLGSELTAPGPGRRSWSAGTVSTPLTASTASFSAVEGVSETSTKGTSNDPAPAAGSEEPARFLRGAPHRHSMPELGLRSVPEPPSGPAGQPDPRPEDGAFGRQSTPRVSFRDPLVSEGGPRRSLSVPPAQRRRPRSPPPRGPIHRRHPHHHHHHHHRRHSGRRRHHRCDLGSGSDSGSCSSSPSSPSSESSEDDGFFLGERIPLPPHLCRPMPAQDTATETPNSPSPQLPRNSRPGMPRQARDKNCIVA; encoded by the exons ATGCCCCGGCGTGTGGTTGCCGGCCTCGGAGTGGAGAGGCGGGCGTtgacttctctctccctccccgcccGCGCGCACCTCGCCGGGTCCCGCGTCTGCCCCCTCCCACTACAGCCTCAAGAAGCAGAGGACCCAGACCGAGGCCAGCCCTGCAACTCCTGCAGGGAGCAGTGCCCCGGCTTCCTGCTGCATGGCTGGAG AAAGATCTGCCAGCACTGCAAATGCCCACGGGAGGAGCACGCCGTGCACGCAGTGCCTGTGGACCTGGAACGCATCATGTGTCGGctaatctcagacttccagcgCCACTCCATCTCTGACGACGACTCCGGCTGTGCCTCGGAGGAGTATGCCTGGGTGCCCCCTGGTCTCAAGCCCGAGCAG GTATACCAATTTTTCAGCTGCCTTCCAGAGGACAAGGTCCCCTACGTCAACAGTCCCGGGGAGAAATACAGGATCAAACAGCTGCTGCACCAGCTGCCCCCACATGACAGTGAG GCACAGTACTGCACAGctctggaagaggaagagaagaaagaactcaGAGCCTTCAGCCAGCAGCGGAAGCGGGAGAATCTGGGGCGAGGCACCGTGCGCATCTTCCCCGTGACCATCACTGGGGCCATCTGTGAGGAG TGCGGGAAGCAGATTGGAGGTGGGGACATCGCCGTGTTTGCCAGCCGTGCAGGCCTGGGTGCCTGCTGGCACCCACAGTGCTTTGTGTGCTCCACGTGCCGGGAGCTGCTGGTGGACCTCATCTACTTCTACCATGCTGGCAAGGTCTACTGTGGTCGCCACCATGCTGAACGCCTGCGCCCGCGCTGCCAAGCCTGTGACGAG ATCATCTTCTCCCCTGAGTGCACAGAGGCCGAGGGCCGGCACTGGCACATGGGTCACTTCTGCTGCTTTGAGTGTGAAGCATCACTGGGAGGGCAGCGCTATGTCATGCGTCAGAGCCGCCCCCACTGCTGCGCCTGCTACGAGGCCCGCCACGCGGAGTATTGTGATGGCTGTGGGGAGCACATTG GCCTGgaccagggccagatggcttatGAGGGCCAGCACTGGCACGCCTCAGACCGCTGCTTCTGCTGTAGTCGCTGTGGGCGAGCCCTCTTGGGCCGCCCCTTCCTGCCACGCCGTGGCCTAATCTTCTGCTCCCGAGCCTGCAGCCTGGGGTCCGAGCTCACGGCTCCGGGGCCCGGCCGCCGCAGCTGGAGCGCAGGCACGGTCTCCACACCTCTCACAGCCTCTACAGCCTCTTTCTCTGCTGTGGAGGGGGTATCTGAGACCTCCACAAAAGGCACCAGCAACGACCCAGCGCCTG CTGCAGGCTCCGAGGAGCCTGCCCGCTTTCTGAGAGGGGCCCCTCACCGCCACTCCATGCCCGAGCTGGGGCTCCGCAGTGTCCCCGAACCACCCTCAGGGCCTGCCGGCCAGCCGGACCCGCGCCCAGAAGATGGTGCCTTTGGTCGCCAGAGCACCCCACGCGTCAGCTTCCGCGACCCTTTGGTGTCTGAGGGAGGCCCGCGGCGGTCCCTGAGTGTGCCCCCAGCCCAGCGCCGCAGGCCACGCAGCCCCCCGCCCAGGGGCCCCATACATCGCCGCcacccccaccatcaccaccaccaccatcaccgccGCCACTCTGGCAGACGTCGCCACCATCGATGTGACTTGGGATCAGGGTCGGACTCGGGATCTTGCTCCAGCTCGCCCTCCAGTCCCAGTTCCGAATCCTCAGAGGACGACGGCTTCTTCCTAGGGGAACGCATCCCACTGCCCCCACACCTGTGCAGGCCAATGCCTGCTCAGGACACTGCAACTGAGACCCCCAATTCCCCATCTCCACAGCTCCCCAGGAACTCTCGCCCAGGGATGCCTCGCCAGGCCAGAGACAAGAACTGCATCGTGGCTTGA